A single Macaca mulatta isolate MMU2019108-1 chromosome 11, T2T-MMU8v2.0, whole genome shotgun sequence DNA region contains:
- the ENDOU gene encoding uridylate-specific endoribonuclease isoform X2 → MESCASRCNEKFNRDAACQCDRRCLRHGNCCEDYEHLCTEDHKESEPLPQPEEETEEALASNLYSAPTSCQGRCYEAFDKHHQCHCNARCQEFGNCCKDFESLCSDHEGFSQSSDAITKEEIQSISEKIYRADTNKAQKEDIILNSQNCISPSETRDQRDRCPKPLFTYVNEKLFSKPTYAAFINLLNNYQRATGHGEHFSAQELAEQDAFLREIMKTAVMKELYSFLHHQNRYGSEQEFINDLKNMWFGLYSRGNEEGDSSGFEHVFSGEVKKGKVTGFHNWIRFYLEEKEGLVDYYSHIYDGPWDSYPDVLAMQFNWDGYYKEVGSAFIGSSPEFEFALYSLCFIARPGKVCQLSLGGYPLAVRTYTWDKSTYGNGKKHIATAYIVSSA, encoded by the exons ATGGAATCCTGTGCATCTCGATGTAATGAGAAATTTAACCGGGACGCTGCCTGCCAGTGTGACCGCCGGTGTCTCCGGCATGGGAACTGCTGCGAAGACTACGAACATCTGTGTACTG AGGACCACAAAGAGTCAGAGCCATTGCCACAGCcggaggaagagacagaagaggCCCTCGCCAGCA ACTTGTACTCGGCACCCACCTCCTGCCAGGGCCGCTGCTACGAAGCCTTCGACAAGCACCACCAATGTCACTGCAATGCCCGCTGCCAAGAGTTTGGGAACTGCTGCAAGGATTTTGAGAGCCTGTGTAGTGACCACG AGGGCTTCTCCCAGAGCAGTGATGCCATAACCAAAGAGGAGATTCAGAGCATCTCTGAGAAGATCTACAGGGCAGACACCAACAAAGCCCAGAAGGAAGATATCATTCTCAATAGCCAAAACTGCATCTCCCCGTCAGAGACCAGAGACCAAAGGGATCGCTGCCCAAAGCC ACTCTTCACTTATGTCAATGAGAAGCTGTTCTCCAAGCCCACCTATGCAGCCTTCATCAACCTCCTCAACAACTACCAGCGGGCGACAGGTCATGGGGAGCACTTCAGTGCCCAGGAGCTGGCCGAACAGGACGCCTTCCTCAGAGAGATCATGAAGACGGCAGTCATGAAGGAGCTCTACAGCTTCCTCCATCACCAGA ATCGCTATGGCTCAGAACAAGAGTTCATCAATGACTTGAAGAACATGTGGTTTGGGCTCTATTCAAGAGGCAATGAAGAGGGGGACTCGAGTGGCTTTGAACATGTCTTCTCAG GTGAGGTCAAAAAAGGCAAGGTCACTGGCTTCCATAACTGGATCCGCTTCTACCTGGAGGAGAAGGAGGGTCTGGTTGACTATTACAGTCACATCTACGATGGGCCT TGGGATTCTTACCCCGACGTACTGGCAATGCAGTTCAACTGGGACGGCTACTATAAGGAAGTGGGCTCCGCTTTCATCGGCAGCAGCCCTGAGTTTGAGTTTGCACTCTACTCCCTGTGCTTCATCGCCAGGCCAGGCAAAGT GTGCCAGTTAAGCCTGGGAGGATATCCCTTAGCCGTCCGGACATATACCTGGGACAAGTCCACCTACGGGAATGGCAAGAAGCACATCGCCACAGCCTACATAGTGTCTTCCGCCTAA
- the ENDOU gene encoding uridylate-specific endoribonuclease isoform X1, with translation MRACIPLVLAVLCSLAWAGKMESCASRCNEKFNRDAACQCDRRCLRHGNCCEDYEHLCTEDHKESEPLPQPEEETEEALASNLYSAPTSCQGRCYEAFDKHHQCHCNARCQEFGNCCKDFESLCSDHEGFSQSSDAITKEEIQSISEKIYRADTNKAQKEDIILNSQNCISPSETRDQRDRCPKPLFTYVNEKLFSKPTYAAFINLLNNYQRATGHGEHFSAQELAEQDAFLREIMKTAVMKELYSFLHHQNRYGSEQEFINDLKNMWFGLYSRGNEEGDSSGFEHVFSGEVKKGKVTGFHNWIRFYLEEKEGLVDYYSHIYDGPWDSYPDVLAMQFNWDGYYKEVGSAFIGSSPEFEFALYSLCFIARPGKVCQLSLGGYPLAVRTYTWDKSTYGNGKKHIATAYIVSSA, from the exons ATGAGGGCCTGCATCCCCCTGGTATTGGCCGTGCTGTGCAGCCTGGCCTGGGCTG GAAAAATGGAATCCTGTGCATCTCGATGTAATGAGAAATTTAACCGGGACGCTGCCTGCCAGTGTGACCGCCGGTGTCTCCGGCATGGGAACTGCTGCGAAGACTACGAACATCTGTGTACTG AGGACCACAAAGAGTCAGAGCCATTGCCACAGCcggaggaagagacagaagaggCCCTCGCCAGCA ACTTGTACTCGGCACCCACCTCCTGCCAGGGCCGCTGCTACGAAGCCTTCGACAAGCACCACCAATGTCACTGCAATGCCCGCTGCCAAGAGTTTGGGAACTGCTGCAAGGATTTTGAGAGCCTGTGTAGTGACCACG AGGGCTTCTCCCAGAGCAGTGATGCCATAACCAAAGAGGAGATTCAGAGCATCTCTGAGAAGATCTACAGGGCAGACACCAACAAAGCCCAGAAGGAAGATATCATTCTCAATAGCCAAAACTGCATCTCCCCGTCAGAGACCAGAGACCAAAGGGATCGCTGCCCAAAGCC ACTCTTCACTTATGTCAATGAGAAGCTGTTCTCCAAGCCCACCTATGCAGCCTTCATCAACCTCCTCAACAACTACCAGCGGGCGACAGGTCATGGGGAGCACTTCAGTGCCCAGGAGCTGGCCGAACAGGACGCCTTCCTCAGAGAGATCATGAAGACGGCAGTCATGAAGGAGCTCTACAGCTTCCTCCATCACCAGA ATCGCTATGGCTCAGAACAAGAGTTCATCAATGACTTGAAGAACATGTGGTTTGGGCTCTATTCAAGAGGCAATGAAGAGGGGGACTCGAGTGGCTTTGAACATGTCTTCTCAG GTGAGGTCAAAAAAGGCAAGGTCACTGGCTTCCATAACTGGATCCGCTTCTACCTGGAGGAGAAGGAGGGTCTGGTTGACTATTACAGTCACATCTACGATGGGCCT TGGGATTCTTACCCCGACGTACTGGCAATGCAGTTCAACTGGGACGGCTACTATAAGGAAGTGGGCTCCGCTTTCATCGGCAGCAGCCCTGAGTTTGAGTTTGCACTCTACTCCCTGTGCTTCATCGCCAGGCCAGGCAAAGT GTGCCAGTTAAGCCTGGGAGGATATCCCTTAGCCGTCCGGACATATACCTGGGACAAGTCCACCTACGGGAATGGCAAGAAGCACATCGCCACAGCCTACATAGTGTCTTCCGCCTAA